Proteins encoded within one genomic window of Prochlorococcus marinus str. MIT 9515:
- the psaC gene encoding photosystem I iron-sulfur center protein PsaC has translation MSHAVKIYDTCIGCTQCVRACPLDVLEMVPWDGCKAGQIASSPRTEDCVGCKRCETACPTDFLSIRVYLGDETSRSMGLAY, from the coding sequence ATGTCACACGCAGTTAAAATTTATGACACATGCATTGGATGTACCCAATGTGTAAGGGCTTGCCCACTAGATGTTTTGGAAATGGTTCCTTGGGACGGCTGCAAAGCCGGACAAATAGCCTCATCTCCAAGAACAGAGGATTGTGTAGGCTGTAAAAGGTGTGAAACGGCATGCCCAACAGATTTTTTAAGTATTAGAGTCTACTTAGGAGATGAGACATCAAGAAGTATGGGTTTAGCTTATTAA
- the rimM gene encoding ribosome maturation factor RimM (Essential for efficient processing of 16S rRNA) produces MINHDEWLIVGLITSPQGINGKIKVKSLSDFEERFTKPGIRWIQKETESPKKLQLISGFQKPGKESFVITFKEIKNRNEAEKLKGYKLLVKVDEIPKLNKNEFHLTELMNLKVKILENNKLKIIGKVVNLENEKNNLLVIKLLTNDKEVLVPFVKEIIPEIDIKNKFLIITPPPGLLEL; encoded by the coding sequence ATGATAAATCATGATGAATGGTTGATTGTTGGATTAATAACATCTCCTCAAGGAATAAATGGGAAAATTAAAGTTAAGTCTCTTAGTGATTTTGAAGAAAGATTTACAAAACCTGGTATTAGATGGATACAAAAAGAAACCGAGTCTCCTAAGAAATTACAACTTATATCTGGTTTCCAAAAACCTGGCAAAGAATCTTTCGTAATTACATTTAAAGAAATAAAAAATAGAAATGAAGCAGAAAAATTAAAAGGATATAAGTTACTTGTAAAAGTTGATGAAATTCCTAAGTTAAATAAAAATGAATTTCACTTGACCGAACTAATGAATTTAAAAGTGAAAATTTTAGAAAATAACAAATTAAAAATTATAGGTAAAGTTGTAAATTTAGAAAACGAAAAAAATAATTTACTTGTAATTAAACTTCTAACAAATGATAAAGAGGTTCTTGTCCCATTTGTTAAGGAAATTATTCCAGAAATTGATATAAAGAATAAATTTTTAATAATTACTCCTCCGCCAGGCCTTTTAGAATTATGA
- the glmS gene encoding glutamine--fructose-6-phosphate transaminase (isomerizing) encodes MCGIVAVTGYKKALPLLINGLEKLEYRGYDSAGIAVISSETKNIVCNKAEGKLNNLKNNLKNAEIPGTVGIGHTRWATHGKPEVKNAHPHLDSLGKVAVVQNGIIENYQELKSKLEKEGISFDSDTDTEVIPHLIQKELIALSQLNLENNGSTLLVAVRNVISDLEGSYALAVIWSGAPDSLVVARRQAPLIIGLGEGEFICASDTPAIASFTKIILPLEDGEIALLTPLGIEIYDSNNERQYRNPISLQIAEQVIDKNNFRHYMLKEIYDQPEIAKYWLEKYLIKDLKTSKFQIKYPFDTKFFESIERIEIVACGTSKHAAMVGKFLLEQFSGIPTNVFFASEFRYSPPPLLPNTLTIGVTQSGETADTIAAIKMEIQRRASMGDESYKPNLVAITNRIESSIGRQISNIIDIGAGIEIGVAATKTFFAQLLSFYGLAIKFAQIKQSQSNETISQLISELTKLPPLVEELLEKHNQSSEKLAHEFFNIKDVIFLGRGINYPIALEGALKLKEISYIHAAGYPAGEMKHGPIALLDKKVPVISIAFPGEVFDKVISNAQEAKARDAYLIGVAPKCKGTEIFDYLMAIPSTNEWISPLLAIVPLQLLSYHIAAHRGLDVDQPRNLAKSVTVE; translated from the coding sequence ATGTGTGGAATAGTTGCTGTTACTGGTTATAAAAAAGCGTTACCGTTATTAATAAATGGTTTAGAAAAACTTGAATACAGAGGTTACGATTCTGCAGGAATAGCTGTAATAAGCTCTGAAACAAAAAATATAGTTTGTAATAAGGCAGAGGGAAAACTTAATAATTTAAAAAATAATTTAAAAAATGCCGAAATACCAGGAACTGTAGGAATAGGTCATACTCGTTGGGCGACTCACGGAAAACCGGAGGTCAAAAATGCACATCCACATCTTGATAGCTTAGGAAAAGTTGCAGTTGTACAAAATGGGATAATAGAAAATTATCAGGAATTAAAAAGTAAGTTAGAAAAAGAAGGAATTTCTTTTGATTCTGATACTGACACAGAAGTTATTCCACACTTAATTCAAAAAGAATTAATTGCTTTAAGTCAACTCAATCTTGAAAATAACGGCTCAACTTTGCTAGTAGCTGTAAGAAATGTAATTTCTGATTTGGAAGGGTCTTATGCTTTAGCGGTAATTTGGTCTGGCGCCCCAGATTCATTAGTAGTTGCTAGGAGGCAGGCGCCTTTAATAATTGGTTTAGGAGAAGGAGAATTTATATGCGCAAGTGATACCCCAGCTATAGCAAGTTTCACAAAGATTATTTTACCTTTGGAAGATGGGGAAATAGCTCTTTTAACACCTTTAGGAATAGAAATTTATGATTCAAATAATGAAAGACAATATCGAAATCCGATTTCTTTACAAATTGCAGAGCAGGTAATTGATAAAAACAATTTCAGACATTACATGTTAAAAGAAATCTACGATCAGCCTGAAATTGCAAAATATTGGTTAGAAAAATATTTAATTAAAGATTTAAAGACTAGTAAATTTCAAATAAAATACCCCTTTGATACAAAGTTTTTTGAATCAATTGAAAGGATTGAAATTGTTGCTTGTGGTACTAGTAAGCATGCTGCGATGGTTGGTAAATTTTTGTTAGAGCAATTTTCAGGTATACCTACAAATGTTTTTTTTGCAAGTGAATTTAGATATTCACCACCACCATTACTTCCTAATACTTTAACGATCGGAGTAACTCAGTCAGGAGAAACAGCTGATACTATCGCCGCTATAAAGATGGAAATTCAAAGAAGAGCCTCAATGGGAGATGAAAGTTACAAACCAAATTTAGTTGCGATTACAAATAGAATTGAAAGTTCAATTGGTAGACAGATATCAAATATAATTGATATCGGTGCTGGAATTGAAATTGGAGTTGCTGCTACAAAAACTTTCTTTGCGCAACTACTTTCTTTTTATGGCTTAGCTATTAAATTTGCTCAAATTAAACAAAGTCAAAGTAATGAAACTATTAGTCAATTAATCTCAGAATTAACTAAACTACCCCCATTAGTTGAAGAACTTTTAGAAAAACATAATCAATCTTCAGAAAAACTTGCGCATGAGTTTTTTAATATTAAAGATGTTATTTTTTTGGGAAGAGGAATAAATTATCCTATTGCACTTGAGGGGGCTTTAAAGTTAAAGGAAATTAGTTATATTCATGCTGCAGGATATCCTGCTGGTGAAATGAAGCATGGACCAATAGCTTTATTAGATAAAAAAGTACCTGTAATTTCAATAGCTTTTCCTGGAGAAGTATTTGATAAGGTCATCAGTAATGCGCAAGAAGCTAAAGCGAGAGATGCATATTTAATTGGTGTTGCCCCCAAATGTAAGGGAACTGAAATCTTTGATTATTTAATGGCCATCCCTTCAACAAATGAGTGGATTTCACCATTGCTTGCTATAGTCCCTCTCCAATTATTGAGTTACCACATAGCTGCTCATCGAGGCCTCGATGTAGATCAACCAAGAAATTTAGCTAAAAGTGTAACAGTGGAATAG
- a CDS encoding cation:proton antiporter, with translation MYSLLAELSAHDLEVAETLIGVIRFLLIFLAARALAEVLVRLSLPTIVGELLAGVVIGASGFHLLIPPSAHTELNQGLVNVISSLASIPPEVVPDVYFESFPSLQAVATLGLYALLFLTGLESELEELVAVGAQAFTVAMAGVILPFAFGTFGLMFIFQVDLIPAVFAGASMTATSIGITASVFGELGYLKTREGQIVIGAAVLDDILGIVILAVVVALAAGGSLEIAPIVKLVAAAVVFVIAAIALSRTAAPGFDWLLDRLKAPGAVVVASFVILVLCCFVATAIGLEAALGAFAAGLILSSSKNNHAIQQSVLPLVSLFATIFFVLVGAGMDLSVINPLDPASRSALIVAGFLLVVAIIGKIAAGWVFSSDKPTNRLVVGLGMMPRGEVGLIFLGLGTSAGLLTPSLEAAILLMVIGTTFLAPVLLRIVLKDKPPGGDNKISDDVAADPVGLL, from the coding sequence ATGTATTCTTTACTTGCTGAATTAAGTGCACATGATTTAGAAGTTGCTGAGACGCTTATAGGAGTTATTAGATTTCTATTAATCTTTTTAGCTGCAAGAGCATTAGCCGAAGTGTTAGTAAGACTAAGTTTACCTACAATTGTGGGTGAGCTATTGGCAGGGGTTGTTATAGGAGCATCTGGTTTTCATTTACTTATACCACCCTCTGCTCATACTGAATTAAATCAAGGGTTAGTCAATGTAATAAGTTCGTTAGCGTCAATACCCCCTGAGGTTGTTCCTGACGTTTATTTCGAGAGTTTTCCCTCTCTTCAAGCGGTTGCAACACTTGGATTATATGCGTTACTTTTCTTGACAGGCTTAGAAAGCGAATTAGAAGAATTAGTTGCAGTTGGAGCTCAAGCTTTTACTGTTGCTATGGCGGGGGTTATATTACCTTTTGCTTTTGGTACTTTTGGATTAATGTTTATTTTTCAGGTAGATCTGATACCTGCAGTTTTTGCAGGAGCATCGATGACGGCTACAAGTATAGGTATTACAGCAAGTGTTTTTGGTGAATTAGGATATTTGAAAACCAGGGAGGGCCAAATTGTTATTGGAGCCGCAGTATTAGATGATATTTTAGGTATTGTTATTTTGGCTGTAGTTGTAGCTCTTGCTGCTGGAGGTTCTCTAGAAATCGCTCCAATAGTTAAATTAGTTGCTGCGGCTGTTGTATTTGTAATCGCAGCTATTGCATTAAGTCGAACAGCAGCTCCTGGCTTTGATTGGCTTCTCGATAGGTTGAAAGCACCAGGAGCAGTAGTTGTGGCATCTTTTGTGATACTTGTGTTATGTTGTTTTGTCGCTACAGCGATAGGACTTGAAGCTGCTTTGGGTGCATTCGCAGCTGGTTTGATTCTTAGTAGTTCTAAAAATAATCATGCAATTCAACAATCAGTTTTGCCGTTGGTTTCATTATTTGCGACTATCTTTTTTGTATTAGTTGGGGCTGGTATGGATTTATCAGTAATCAATCCACTAGATCCAGCAAGTAGATCCGCGCTTATAGTTGCAGGGTTTTTATTAGTTGTAGCAATTATTGGAAAAATTGCTGCTGGATGGGTTTTCTCAAGTGATAAGCCTACAAATAGATTAGTAGTAGGTTTAGGAATGATGCCAAGAGGAGAAGTCGGGTTAATTTTTCTTGGTTTAGGTACCAGTGCTGGCCTATTGACCCCCTCTCTTGAAGCGGCAATTTTATTGATGGTTATTGGAACTACATTCCTAGCTCCGGTTCTTTTAAGAATTGTTTTAAAAGATAAGCCCCCCGGTGGTGATAATAAAATTTCAGATGATGTTGCAGCTGATCCAGTAGGTCTTCTTTAA
- a CDS encoding NAD(P)H dehydrogenase subunit NdhS → MELSNKPILPGSIVIVKDVNSIYRGYKGFVQRVTKKKAAVLFEGGNWDKLVTFKLNNLELV, encoded by the coding sequence ATGGAATTATCGAATAAACCAATACTTCCAGGTTCTATAGTAATTGTTAAAGATGTTAACTCTATTTATAGAGGATATAAAGGATTTGTACAGAGAGTAACCAAAAAAAAAGCTGCAGTTCTTTTTGAAGGAGGAAATTGGGATAAGCTCGTAACATTTAAATTAAATAATTTAGAACTAGTTTGA
- a CDS encoding ribonuclease III family protein, whose protein sequence is MNNVIEKKRTEQIIQFLNSLDIDSKRFFEIINKKDQLIICTFNEALTHSSADKIVNYEKLEFFGDAVLRLSASDFIERKYKNMSVGNRSELRSQLVSDEWLTELGKKIFIEKVIVKGPKAIGDENSKDTIIAETSEALIGAIYKCFNSIHEVNIWLDNFWEKDAELYLKAPHKYNAKSALQEWCQKHGFDLPIYKIYEVSSSHGDPKRFSCDIYLNGSKEASSFGNSHKKAEKNAATILIEKIFQKEQN, encoded by the coding sequence ATGAATAACGTTATTGAAAAAAAAAGGACTGAACAAATTATTCAGTTTTTGAATTCGCTAGATATTGACTCAAAAAGATTTTTTGAAATTATAAACAAAAAAGATCAATTGATAATTTGTACTTTCAATGAAGCATTAACCCACTCTTCAGCAGATAAAATAGTTAATTATGAAAAATTAGAATTCTTTGGCGATGCTGTTCTCAGATTATCGGCATCAGATTTCATAGAAAGAAAATATAAAAACATGAGTGTTGGAAATAGATCAGAACTCAGATCTCAGCTAGTAAGTGATGAATGGTTAACTGAATTAGGTAAAAAAATCTTTATCGAAAAAGTTATAGTTAAAGGTCCAAAAGCAATTGGTGACGAAAATTCAAAAGACACTATAATCGCAGAAACTAGCGAAGCATTAATAGGAGCAATATATAAATGTTTTAACTCAATACATGAAGTCAATATTTGGTTAGACAATTTTTGGGAAAAAGATGCAGAATTATATTTAAAAGCCCCACATAAATATAATGCCAAGTCAGCGTTACAAGAATGGTGTCAAAAGCATGGGTTTGATTTACCTATTTATAAGATATATGAGGTGTCATCAAGTCACGGGGATCCAAAAAGATTTTCTTGTGACATATATCTTAATGGATCTAAAGAAGCCAGTAGTTTCGGTAATTCTCACAAAAAGGCTGAAAAAAATGCCGCAACTATTTTAATAGAAAAAATTTTTCAGAAAGAACAAAACTAA
- a CDS encoding glycogen/starch/alpha-glucan phosphorylase — translation MLKPMNSNEPFDLRLPTPGCYLDPEKAGMDSDALFKGMTAHLFFTLGKLATSASPHDLYMALSYAVKDRLMTRYLASQEVIRKKPQKTVAYLSAEFLIGPQLSNNLLNLGITQEAEDALKRFGIESLSTILEVEEEPGLGNGGLGRLAACYMESLASLQVPAVGYGIRYEFGIFNQLIRDGWQVEVTDKWLKGGWPWELPQPDESCFVGFGGRTESYRDDKGNYRSRWVPSEHAIGVPHDVPVLGYRVNTCDRLRLWRADATESFDFYAFNIGDYYGAVEEKVASETLSKVLYPNDGTDEGRRLRLKQQHFFVSCSLQDMLRSLEKRSIPITEFAQHWTVQLNDTHPAIAVAELMRLLIDQYQVGWDKAWNITTSSVAYTNHTLLPEALEKWDLSLFSDLLPRHLEIIYEVNWRFLQQLRLRYPGDDKILQKLSIIDEEGSKSVRMAHLATIGAHHINGVAALHSDLIKRQLLPEFAELWPEKFTNVTNGVTPRRWVALANPSLSNLLEKEVGPNWITNMELLKKLEKKKDDANFLQKFEETKLIGKRKLASFIHSKTGILVDPSSMFDVQVKRIHQYKRQHLNALQIIAQYLRIKNGASNYKAPRTVIFGGKAAPGYFMAKLMIRFINGIADVVNSDPDMDGLLRVVFLPDYNVKLGEIVYPATDLSEQISTAGKEASGTGNMKFAMNGALTIGTLDGANVELRDLVKKENFFLFGKTESEIMNLKNNGYSPKSFINNSPELKEVIRLIEIGHFSNGDKELFKPLLNSLTGNDPFFVMADFEDYLNKQDEVSNCWNNKKAWNKMALLNTARSGYFSSDRSIREYCDSIWKVSPMPVEITCDIEEVTN, via the coding sequence ATGTTAAAACCCATGAATTCCAACGAACCCTTTGATCTACGCTTGCCTACCCCAGGCTGCTATCTAGATCCTGAGAAAGCTGGCATGGATTCGGATGCGCTCTTCAAAGGAATGACAGCGCACTTGTTCTTTACTCTTGGTAAATTAGCGACCTCGGCAAGCCCTCATGACTTGTATATGGCTTTGAGTTATGCAGTGAAGGATAGATTGATGACAAGATATTTAGCTAGTCAAGAAGTAATACGTAAGAAACCTCAAAAAACGGTTGCATACTTATCAGCAGAATTTTTAATCGGTCCACAATTAAGCAACAATTTATTAAATCTTGGCATTACTCAAGAAGCAGAAGACGCCTTAAAAAGGTTTGGGATAGAATCATTATCAACAATTCTTGAAGTCGAAGAAGAACCAGGTTTAGGTAATGGCGGATTGGGAAGACTTGCAGCATGTTATATGGAATCTTTAGCATCCTTACAAGTTCCTGCTGTAGGTTATGGAATTAGATATGAATTTGGCATATTTAATCAGTTAATACGAGATGGTTGGCAAGTTGAGGTTACTGATAAATGGCTTAAAGGTGGCTGGCCATGGGAGTTACCTCAACCTGATGAATCTTGTTTTGTTGGATTTGGAGGAAGAACTGAAAGTTATAGAGACGATAAAGGAAACTACAGATCAAGATGGGTTCCTTCTGAACATGCAATTGGGGTTCCTCATGATGTTCCCGTATTAGGTTATAGAGTAAATACTTGTGACAGATTAAGATTATGGAGAGCTGATGCGACAGAAAGTTTTGATTTTTATGCTTTCAATATTGGTGACTACTATGGTGCTGTTGAAGAAAAAGTTGCTTCTGAAACTTTATCAAAAGTTCTTTACCCAAATGATGGAACAGATGAAGGGAGAAGATTAAGACTCAAACAACAACATTTCTTTGTTAGTTGTTCTCTCCAAGATATGTTGAGAAGTCTGGAAAAAAGATCTATCCCAATAACAGAATTTGCTCAACATTGGACTGTTCAGTTAAATGACACTCATCCTGCTATTGCCGTTGCTGAATTAATGCGACTATTAATAGATCAGTATCAAGTAGGATGGGATAAGGCATGGAATATAACAACTTCTTCAGTAGCTTATACAAATCATACATTACTTCCAGAAGCATTAGAAAAATGGGATTTAAGCCTTTTTAGTGATTTACTTCCTCGCCACCTAGAAATTATTTACGAAGTTAATTGGAGATTTTTGCAGCAATTAAGACTTCGTTATCCAGGTGATGACAAGATTTTACAAAAGCTATCAATAATTGACGAAGAAGGTTCAAAGTCTGTGAGAATGGCTCATTTAGCAACCATTGGAGCTCATCATATTAATGGGGTTGCTGCGCTTCACTCAGATCTCATCAAAAGGCAACTTCTTCCAGAATTTGCAGAACTTTGGCCAGAAAAGTTTACAAATGTAACTAATGGAGTAACTCCTAGAAGATGGGTCGCATTAGCCAATCCATCCTTATCAAATTTATTAGAAAAAGAGGTAGGTCCAAATTGGATTACCAATATGGAACTTTTGAAGAAATTGGAAAAGAAAAAAGATGATGCAAATTTCTTACAAAAATTTGAAGAAACTAAATTAATAGGAAAACGTAAACTTGCTAGTTTTATCCATTCTAAGACAGGAATTCTTGTTGATCCTTCAAGTATGTTTGATGTTCAGGTAAAACGAATTCATCAATATAAAAGACAACATTTAAATGCTTTGCAGATCATTGCTCAATATTTAAGAATTAAAAATGGGGCAAGTAACTATAAAGCTCCCCGAACAGTAATTTTTGGTGGTAAAGCTGCTCCTGGTTACTTTATGGCTAAATTGATGATCCGCTTTATTAATGGTATCGCCGATGTCGTTAATTCAGACCCAGACATGGATGGTCTTTTAAGAGTAGTTTTCTTACCCGATTATAATGTGAAGCTTGGGGAAATAGTTTATCCTGCAACAGATCTATCTGAACAAATTTCAACTGCAGGGAAAGAAGCTTCAGGTACAGGAAATATGAAATTTGCTATGAATGGAGCTTTGACTATAGGAACGCTTGATGGAGCAAATGTAGAATTGAGGGATCTAGTAAAGAAAGAAAATTTCTTCCTTTTCGGAAAGACTGAAAGTGAAATAATGAATTTAAAAAACAATGGCTATTCTCCTAAGTCTTTCATTAATAATAGTCCTGAGTTAAAAGAAGTAATTCGTTTAATAGAAATAGGGCATTTTAGTAACGGAGATAAGGAATTATTCAAACCTTTATTGAATAGTTTGACCGGGAATGATCCATTTTTCGTAATGGCTGATTTCGAAGACTATTTAAATAAACAAGATGAAGTGAGCAATTGCTGGAATAATAAAAAAGCATGGAATAAAATGGCTCTATTAAATACTGCAAGATCTGGATATTTTTCTTCAGATAGATCAATTAGAGAATATTGTGATTCTATTTGGAAAGTTTCACCTATGCCAGTTGAAATTACATGTGATATTGAAGAAGTGACTAATTAG